The following proteins come from a genomic window of Lolium rigidum isolate FL_2022 chromosome 5, APGP_CSIRO_Lrig_0.1, whole genome shotgun sequence:
- the LOC124651298 gene encoding uncharacterized protein At1g66480-like, protein MGNALAGRRRVAKVMTVDGATFRYKAPATAGTALRGHPGHQLLESDEVRRLGVRARPLDRDAALKPGKLYFLVQLPRGGGGRGDEDGDLRAPRKTWSGALHVGARERLESLMLSRRTVSDVASLMPSARGAVMGGGAGLGGEGVSGRRSSSVEAGADGAVRLRMRLPKAEVARLMKESRDPAEAAERIMQLCVARDQGGGPAPSGPARQASAPVSALYTGKTSMKKEKRTRFMAVPDEIIG, encoded by the exons ATGGGGAACGCTCTGGCCGGCAGGCGGCGCGTGGCGAAGGTGATGACGGTGGACGGCGCCACGTTCCGGTACAAGGCGCCGGCCACGGCGGGCACGGCGCTGCGCGGCCACCCGGGGCACCAGCTCCTGGAGTCGGACGAGGTGCGGCGGCTGGGCGTGCGCGCGAGGCCGCTGGACCGCGACGCGGCGCTGAAGCCGGGCAAGCTCTACTTCCTGGTCCAGCTCCCTCGTGGTGGTGGGGGGCGCGGGGACGAGGACGGTGACCTGCGCGCGCCGCGGAAGACGTGGTCCGGCGCGCTCCACGTTGGCGCGAGGGAGCGGCTGGAGAGCCTGATGCTGTCGCGCCGCACCGTGTCGGACGTGGCGTCGCTGATGCCGTCAGCCCGTGGGGCGGTGATGGGTGGCGGTGCGGGACTTGGCGGGGAGGGGGTGTCGGGGCGGCGGTCGTCGTCGGTTGAGGCCGGCGCGGACGGCGCGGTGCGGCTGCGGATGCGGCTGCCGAAGGCGGAGGTGGCGCGGCTGATGAAGGAGAGCCGGGACCCCGCCGAGGCCGCCGAGCGGATCATGCAGCTGTGCGTCGCCAGGGACCAGGGCGGCGGCCCCGCGCCGTCGGGGCCGGCGCGCCAAGCCTCGGCGCCTGTCTCCGCGCTGTACACCGGCAAGACGTCCATGAAGAAAGAG AAGCGGACGAGGTTCATGGCGGTGCCGGACGAGATCATCGGATGA